The sequence GCGAGGCTCCGCGCCGAGGCGCCCGTCTACCACGACGAGGAGAACGGCCTGTGGGGCGTCGCGCGGCACGCGGACGTCTTCGCCGTGGAGCGGAACCCCAAGGTGTGGACGAACGCGGGCGGGTACCGCCCGCAGTTGCCGTCCGACCCGTCGATGATCGGGCAGGACGATCCCGAGCACGCGCACCGGCGCCGCATGGTCTACCAGCGCTTCACCCCGCGCGGCGTCTCCGGCTACGCCGACCGCATCCGGGCCACCGCCGTCGACTGCATCACCACGGCCCTGGAGGCCGGCACCGTGGACGCCGTCCCGGCGCTGGCGGCGCCCCTGCCCGCCCGCGTCATCGGCTGGCTGCTCGGCTTCCCCGAGGACATGTGGCCGCGTCTCGTCCACTGGTCGGCGACGGCCGTGTACGCGGGCGGCGGGCTCCGCTACATCACCGACGACGCGACGATCGCCGCCGGGGAGTACGCGCTCGCGGTGCTGGAGATGGCCGAGGACCGCCGCGCCCGCCCGACCGACGACCTGCTGTCGGTCTGGTCGAACGCGGGCCCGGACCAGCCCGCCTACGACGACGAGCACCTGGCCCACGAGGCGCTGCTCCTGCTGGTCGGCGGCGCGGAGACGACCCGCACGGTCATAGCGACGGCCCTGGACGCCCTGATCCGGCACCCGGAGCAGTGGCGGAAGCTGCGCGACGACCCGTCCCTGATCCCGGACGCCGTCGAGGAGTTCGTCCGCTGGACGACCCCGATCCTCAACATGTGCCGGGTCGCCGCGACCGACGCCGAGATCGCCGGCGTGACGATCCCCGCGGGCGGCCAGATCCTGCTGATGTACGGCTCCGCCAACCGCGACGAGGCGGTGTTCGACGACCCGGACGTCTTCGACGTGACCCGCCGTCCGGGCGACCACATCGCCTTCGGCCTCGGCCCCCACTTCTGCCTGGGCGCCTCCCTCGCCCGCCTGGAACTCCAGATCTTCTTCGAGGAGTTCATAGCCCGCGTGGACACCGCCCAGTGGGCCGACGACGAGGGCCCCCGAATCCTCCGCAACGCCTTCGTCAGAGGTGTGACCGAGTTCCCGGTAGCCCTGACCCCCCGCTGACCGCTCGCCTCAGCGCCTCTTCCGTGCGCGCCGCTTCACCGAACGTGGTAGGAGAGGATCACGATGCCGTTGTCGAGCTTGGTCACGTCGTCGAGCTTGAGCTGCGTCAGAGGGCCGTCCCGGTACAGCAGGTCCTGCGGGCCGCCGCTGCCCACGAGCAGCGGGTGCACCCACAGCCTGAGCTCGTCCAGCAGCCCGTGGCCGAGC is a genomic window of Actinomadura citrea containing:
- a CDS encoding cytochrome P450 is translated as MAIDLLDGEMYATDPWSVYARLRAEAPVYHDEENGLWGVARHADVFAVERNPKVWTNAGGYRPQLPSDPSMIGQDDPEHAHRRRMVYQRFTPRGVSGYADRIRATAVDCITTALEAGTVDAVPALAAPLPARVIGWLLGFPEDMWPRLVHWSATAVYAGGGLRYITDDATIAAGEYALAVLEMAEDRRARPTDDLLSVWSNAGPDQPAYDDEHLAHEALLLLVGGAETTRTVIATALDALIRHPEQWRKLRDDPSLIPDAVEEFVRWTTPILNMCRVAATDAEIAGVTIPAGGQILLMYGSANRDEAVFDDPDVFDVTRRPGDHIAFGLGPHFCLGASLARLELQIFFEEFIARVDTAQWADDEGPRILRNAFVRGVTEFPVALTPR